The following proteins are encoded in a genomic region of Pelodictyon phaeoclathratiforme BU-1:
- a CDS encoding rhodanese-like domain-containing protein encodes MSGKPLRRKLIASVLLLSSLSPAASPLHAAASATMAKEETGELDLSATKALFDTQSAFFVDARSEYAYDISHIKGARSLTMSRFDEQFPEFSQNKSAETLIVVYCIGPRCGNARHVAEKLKKNGYKNVKVFSGGLLEWFHAGFPMEG; translated from the coding sequence ATGTCGGGAAAGCCATTACGGAGGAAGCTGATCGCTTCGGTTCTCTTGCTTTCAAGCCTTTCGCCTGCCGCATCACCACTCCATGCGGCAGCATCGGCAACGATGGCGAAAGAAGAAACAGGCGAACTCGATCTCTCGGCGACCAAAGCCCTTTTTGACACTCAATCGGCCTTTTTTGTCGATGCACGTTCCGAATACGCTTATGACATTTCGCATATCAAAGGAGCCCGCTCTCTTACAATGAGCCGGTTTGACGAGCAGTTTCCTGAATTCAGTCAAAACAAAAGTGCTGAAACCCTTATTGTGGTCTATTGCATTGGGCCCCGTTGCGGCAATGCCCGGCATGTTGCTGAAAAGCTGAAGAAAAACGGTTACAAGAATGTCAAAGTTTTTTCAGGCGGTCTGCTTGAATGGTTTCATGCAGGATTCCCGATGGAAGGTTGA